The Lactuca sativa cultivar Salinas chromosome 2, Lsat_Salinas_v11, whole genome shotgun sequence genome includes a window with the following:
- the LOC111876649 gene encoding UDP-arabinopyranose mutase 1 — protein sequence MATSNSNPPLKDDLDIVIPTIRSLDFLEMWRPFFEPYHLIIVQDGDPSRAIKVPNGFDYELFNRNDINKILGPKASCISFKDSACRCFGYMVSKKKYIFTIDDDCFVAKDPSGKDIDALSQHIRNLLHPSTPYFFNTLYDPFSEGADFVRGYPFSLREGVPTAVSHGLWLNIPDYDAPTQLVKPRERNNRYVDAVMTIPKGTLFPMCGMNLAFDRQLIGPAMYFGLMGDGQPIGRYDDMWAGWCVKVICDHLGLGIKTGLPYIWHSKASNPFVNLKKEYKGIFWQEEIIPFFQATSLPKECTTVQQCYVELSKHVKDKLGKIDPYFVKLADAMVTWIEAWDELNPLDSKKGNGK from the exons ATGGCGACCTCCAACTCCAATCCACCTCTCAAAGATGACCTCGATATCGTCATACCCACAATCAGAAGCCTCGATTTTCTTGAAATGTGGAGGCCCTTCTTTGAACCATACCATTTGATCATCGTTCAAGATGGTGATCCTTCCAGAGCCATCAAGGTCCCCAATGGCTTCGATTACGAACTCTTCAATCGTAACGACATTAACAAGATTTTGGGTCCCAAGGCTTCTTGCATCTCCTTCAAAGACTCTGCTTGTCGATGCTTTGGCTACATGGTTTCCAAGAAGAAGTATATTTTCACCATTGATGACGACTGCTTT GTTGCTAAAGATCCAAGTGGGAAAGATATAGATGCACTTTCACAACACATTAGGAACCTCCTTCACCCATCGACACCCTATTTCTTCAACACCCTTTATGACCCTTTCTCCGAAGGTGCTGATTTCGTCCGTGGCTACCCTTTCAGCCTCCGCGAGGGCGTCCCCACCGCCGTGTCTCATGGCCTGTGGCTCAACATTCCTGATTACGATGCCCCAACACAGCTTGTCAAGCCTCGCGAGAGAAACAATAG GTATGTTGATGCAGTTATGACAATCCCAAAGGGAACACTATTCCCTATGTGTGGAATGAACCTGGCGTTTGATCGTCAACTCATAGGCCCAGCCATGTACTTTGGGCTCATGGGTGATGGTCAGCCCATTGGTCGCTACGATGACATGTGGGCTGGTTGGTGTGTCAAG GTGATTTGTGATCATTTGGGGCTTGGGATCAAGACGGGGTTGCCATACATATGGCATAGTAAAGCTAGCAACCCATTTGTGAACTTGAAGAAAGAGTACAAGGGTATCTTTTGGCAAGAAGAGATAATTCCATTCTTTCAAGCCACCAGTCTCCCAAAAGAGTGCACAACGGTTCAGCAATGTTATGTGGAATTGTCTAAACATGTTAAGGATAAGCTCGGGAAAATAGATCCTTACTTTGTCAAGCTTGCAGATGCCATGGTTACATGGATTGAAGCTTGGGATGAGCTTAATCCTCTTGACTCCAAGAAGGGAAACGGGAAGTGA
- the LOC111876648 gene encoding probable tRNA (guanine(26)-N(2))-dimethyltransferase 1, protein MVGGEETKTGEEENQKSSTPFDLNDYTIIKEGEAEILMHTKNEVFYNKTQVNNRDMSVAVLRTFISKRKEEHEAQLSKRTKKAMKASEDHDSGLEAPSGTTASNGKSNGESEKMPHGEEPEAKFRGELKPPRVLEALSATGLRALRYAREVEGIGQVVALDNDKASVEACRRNIKFNGSVASAKVESNLADARVYMLTHPKEFDMVDLDPYGSPSVFLDSAVQSIADGGMLMCTATDMAVLCGGNGEVCYSKYGSYPLRGKYCHEMALRILLACIESHANRYKRYIVPVLSVQMDFYVRVFVRIYTSAGAMKNTPLKLSYVYQCIGCDSFHLQPVGRTVSKNTSVRYLPGFGPVVSQECSDCGKKYNMGGPIWSAPIHDQDWVGSILSDVKSMKDRYPAFDRISAVLTTVSEELPDVPLFLSLHNLGGTLKCTSPSAMVFRSAVINAGYRISGTHVNPLGLKTDAPMDVIWDIMRCWVKNHPVKAQPPEHSGSVILAKEPVLQANFARAVASLSKAQAKKVARFLPNPERHWGPKLRAGRTITSKHASLLGPDIVDGILNNNNNNNNQEQQDEPEPKRKKTQEEEPTSISSS, encoded by the exons ATGGTAGGCGGTGAAGAGACAAAAACAGGGGAAGAAGAGAACCAGAAGAGTTCCACACCTTTTGATCTCAATGATTATACCATCATCAAAGAAGGAGAGGCTGAGATTTTGATGCACACCAAGAATGAAGTCTTTTACAATAAAACCCAG GTTAACAACAGAGATATGTCTGTTGCTGTTCTCAGGACGTTTATATCAAAACGTAAAGAAGAACATGAAGCACAGCTGTCTAAAAGAACAAAAAAAGCAATGAAGGCATCAGAAGACCATGATTCTGGATTAGAAGCACCAAGTGGGACTACTGCCTCTAATGGTAAATCTAACGGTGAATCTGAAAAGATGCCACATGGTGAAGAACCAGAGGCTAAATTCCGAGGGGAGTTAAAGCCACCTAGAGTGCTTGAG GCTCTATCAGCTACAGGGTTAAGAGCTCTAAGATATGCTCGTGAAGTAGAAGGGATTGGACAAGTTGTGGCATTAGACAATGATAAAG CATCTGTTGAAGCTTGCAGGAGAAATATAAAATTCAATGGTTCAGTTGCAAGTGCAAAGGTGGAATCAAACCTTGCTGATGCTCGAGTTTATATGCTTACTCATCCAAAGGAATTTGACATG GTTGATCTTGATCCATATGGTTCACCCTCTGTGTTTCTTGACTCTGCGGTTCAGTCAATTGCTGATGGAGGGATGCTGATGTGTACAGCAACAGATATGGCAGTTCTATGTGGAGGCAATGGAGAAGTCTGCTATTCCAA ATATGGTTCCTATCCACTTAGGGGAAAATATTGCCATGAAATGGCTTTGCGTATTCTTCTTGCATGCATTGAG AGTCATGCAAATCGTTACAAGCGATACATTGTCCCGGTGTTATCTGTTCAAATGGACTTCTATGTCAGAGTGTTTGTTCGTATATACAC GTCAGCAGGAGCAATGAAGAACACTCCACTTAAGCTTTCATATGTTTACCAATGTATAGGCTGTGATTCTTTTCATCTCCAGCCAGTCGGAAGGACTGTATCCAAG AACACCAGTGTGAGATATCTCCCTGGGTTTGGTCCTGTTGTTTCACAAGAATGTAGCGATTGTGGTAAAAAATATAACATGGGTGGGCCCATTTGGTCGGCTCCAATTCATGATCAAGATTGGGTGGGGTCCATATTATCAGATGTGAAATCTATGAAGGATCGCTATCCTGCTTTTGATCGGATTTCTGCTGTCTTGACTACAGTTTCAGAG GAATTGCCAGATGTACCCCTCTTCCTGAGTTTACACAACCTTGGTGGTACCCTTAAGTGCACTTCCCCATCAGCTATGGTGTTTAGATCTGCTGTAATCAATGCAGGGTATCGTATCTCTGGTACTCATGTGAACCCATTAGGGTTAAAAACTGATGCTCCTATGGATGTTATCTGGGATATCATGCGTTGTTGG GTTAAAAATCATCCTGTGAAAGCTCAACCACCGGAACATTCTGGAAGTGTGATCCTAGCTAAGGAACCTGTGCTTCAG GCTAATTTTGCTCGGGCAGTGGCATCACTAAGTAAAGCTCAAGCAAAGAAAGTTGCCCGGTTTCTTCCAAATCCTGAAAGACATTGGGGCCCAAAGCTTAGGGCTGGGCGTACCATTACTAGCAAACATGCCTCTCTTTTGGGTCCAGATATAGTTGATGGGATtcttaacaacaacaacaacaacaacaatcaagaACAACAGGATGAACCTGAACCCAAGCGTAAGAAGACACAAGAAGAAGAACCTACTTCAATTTCTTCTTCATAA
- the LOC111876647 gene encoding uncharacterized protein LOC111876647, whose protein sequence is MLEHITASEVAGYGVGALLLCATISAPKIDSFISASQRSSLGMCKRCGDLRLIACSNCKGSGSLRQDGVFSLITSDEVKSKTSSLSCNKCGARGHFPCPECSKL, encoded by the exons ATGCTGGAACACATAACAGCAAGTGAAGTAGCCGGCTATGGAGTTGGTGCTCTTCTCCTTTGCGCCACAATTTCCGCCCCTAAGATCGATTCTTTCATCTCTGCTTCTCAACGCAG CTCATTAGGCATGTGCAAGAGATGTGGTGATCTAAGGTTGATTGCATGCTCAAATTGCAAAGGTTCTGGATCACTCAGACAAGATGGCGTATTTAGCTTAATCACTTCAGATGAAGTTAAGTCAAAGACGAGTTCTTTGTCATGCAACAAATGTGGAGCTAGAGGCCATTTCCCTTGCCCCGAATGCAGTAAACTGTAA